A single window of Wenzhouxiangella sp. XN24 DNA harbors:
- the cydD gene encoding thiol reductant ABC exporter subunit CydD, which translates to MATETRSGHNRWLKSRAPAWLAPASFGLATAEAFCVLAQAGLLAWIIAAAVVDARELAALQLPLIGLLAVFALRSLVGGVRGVLTARASGEVRQQLRSELFVRMLDAGPLLKGRLGTGSLTTVLIEQVESLDPHYARFMPQMATVTVVPVAILVAVFWANWLAGALLLLSAPLIPAFMILIGMGAQQVVRAQQQALGRLSGLFFDRLRGLDTIRRFGAEQRESARIAAFAEDFRARTMRVLRVAFLSSAVLEYFSAIAIATLAIYIGMGLLGFITLGPAETLTLFSGLFILLLAPEFYNPLRTLAQHWHDRAGALAAAEGIREVLAAPVARPEPARPAEAIPTQACPVHIREVHIALPGRPALFTGLDLDVPAGQKLVIAGASGSGKSTLLSIVGGFVQPDAGEILLGKTPLAALTRTQLSRVRAYLGQQPFLYAASIRDNILLGHPADDAALRRAVALAGLERFLATLPAGLDTLLGQDGLGVSGGQARRIALARVLLAPRPLLLLDEPTASLDADTEQQFWADLDRALAAGPMTVICASHSALALRWADRALLLADGALREIER; encoded by the coding sequence CTGGCCACTGAAACACGGTCAGGGCATAACCGCTGGCTGAAATCGCGGGCGCCGGCCTGGCTGGCGCCCGCTTCTTTCGGCCTCGCGACGGCCGAGGCCTTCTGCGTCCTCGCCCAGGCCGGGTTGCTGGCCTGGATCATCGCCGCCGCGGTCGTCGATGCGCGCGAACTGGCCGCGCTGCAGCTCCCCCTGATCGGCCTCCTGGCGGTGTTCGCCTTGCGCTCGCTGGTGGGCGGGGTGCGCGGCGTGCTGACAGCGCGCGCCTCGGGCGAAGTCCGCCAGCAGCTGCGCAGCGAACTGTTCGTGCGCATGCTCGACGCGGGACCGCTGCTGAAAGGCCGGCTCGGCACGGGATCGCTGACCACCGTGCTGATCGAACAGGTGGAAAGCCTCGATCCCCACTACGCCCGCTTCATGCCGCAGATGGCGACGGTGACCGTGGTGCCGGTGGCCATCCTCGTGGCGGTGTTCTGGGCCAACTGGCTGGCCGGCGCCTTGCTCCTGCTCAGCGCGCCGCTGATCCCCGCGTTCATGATCCTGATCGGCATGGGCGCCCAGCAGGTGGTGCGCGCCCAGCAACAGGCGCTGGGCCGCCTGAGCGGCCTGTTCTTCGATCGCCTGCGCGGCCTCGACACCATCCGCCGCTTCGGCGCCGAGCAGCGCGAATCCGCGCGGATCGCCGCGTTCGCCGAGGACTTCCGCGCACGCACCATGCGCGTCCTCCGGGTCGCGTTCCTCTCCTCCGCGGTGCTGGAGTATTTCAGCGCGATCGCCATCGCCACCCTGGCGATCTACATCGGCATGGGGCTGCTCGGCTTCATCACGCTGGGCCCGGCCGAGACGCTGACCCTTTTCTCCGGCCTGTTCATCCTGCTCCTGGCGCCCGAGTTCTATAACCCGCTGCGCACCCTGGCCCAGCACTGGCACGACCGGGCCGGCGCGCTCGCGGCGGCGGAAGGCATCCGCGAAGTCCTCGCCGCGCCGGTGGCGCGCCCGGAACCGGCGCGCCCGGCGGAAGCGATCCCGACGCAGGCCTGCCCGGTGCACATCCGGGAGGTGCACATCGCCCTGCCCGGCCGGCCCGCGCTGTTCACCGGCCTCGACCTCGACGTCCCGGCGGGGCAGAAACTCGTCATCGCCGGCGCCAGCGGCAGCGGCAAATCCACGCTGCTGTCGATCGTCGGTGGGTTCGTCCAGCCCGATGCCGGCGAGATCCTGCTCGGCAAGACGCCCCTGGCCGCCCTGACCCGCACCCAGCTCAGCCGGGTCCGCGCCTATCTCGGACAACAGCCGTTCCTCTACGCCGCCAGCATTCGCGACAACATCCTGCTCGGGCATCCCGCCGACGACGCGGCGCTGCGACGCGCCGTCGCCCTCGCCGGGCTGGAGCGCTTTCTCGCCACGCTCCCGGCCGGACTCGACACCCTTCTCGGGCAGGACGGGCTCGGCGTCTCGGGCGGGCAGGCGCGGCGCATCGCCCTCGCGCGAGTATTGCTGGCGCCTCGGCCGCTGCTGTTGCTCGACGAGCCGACGGCCAGCCTCGATGCGGACACCGAGCAACAGTTCTGGGCCGACCTGGACCGCGCGCTCGCGGCCGGACCGATGACGGTGATCTGCGCCAGCCACAGCGCGCTCGCCTTGCGCTGGGCCGACCGGGCATTGCTGCTGGCCGACGGGGCATTGCGGGAGATCGAGCGATGA
- the cydB gene encoding cytochrome d ubiquinol oxidase subunit II, translating into MELIDLTLIWVLLIGFGVFMYVLMDGFDLGVGILFPFAPSEESRDEMMNSVAPVWDGNETWLILGGAGLLAAFPMIYSVFLPALYIGVFLLLAGLIFRGIAFEFRFKATTQKHWWDYAFFGGSTVASFAQGAVIGSYVQGFNVVDGRYVGGAFDWLTPFTLMTGLGVVAGYALLGVTWTIMKTEGKTQDWAFKLAPRLLVIVLGFFVLVSIWTPLTNERVMTRWFDHVNWLWIFPALTIAFAAWVFVQLRKRAETAPFLGSMTLFSMFYLGILISMWPLAVPPNYTFWDAASDPGSQLFLLIGFMFLIPIVLGYTAWTYWVFRGKVKRGAGYAGH; encoded by the coding sequence ATGGAACTGATTGACCTGACACTCATCTGGGTGCTGCTGATCGGCTTCGGCGTGTTCATGTACGTGCTCATGGACGGCTTCGACCTCGGCGTCGGAATCCTCTTCCCCTTCGCACCGAGCGAAGAATCCCGCGACGAGATGATGAACTCGGTCGCCCCCGTGTGGGACGGCAACGAGACCTGGCTGATCCTCGGCGGCGCCGGCCTGCTGGCCGCCTTCCCGATGATCTACTCGGTGTTCCTGCCGGCTCTCTACATCGGGGTTTTCCTGCTGCTCGCCGGGCTGATCTTCCGCGGCATCGCGTTCGAGTTCCGCTTCAAGGCCACGACGCAGAAGCACTGGTGGGATTACGCCTTCTTCGGCGGCTCGACCGTCGCGTCCTTCGCGCAGGGCGCCGTCATCGGCTCCTACGTGCAGGGCTTCAACGTCGTCGATGGCCGCTACGTCGGCGGCGCCTTCGACTGGCTGACGCCGTTCACGCTGATGACGGGACTCGGCGTGGTGGCCGGCTATGCGCTGCTCGGCGTGACCTGGACGATCATGAAGACCGAGGGCAAGACGCAGGACTGGGCCTTCAAGCTGGCCCCGCGCCTGCTCGTCATCGTGCTGGGCTTCTTCGTGCTGGTCAGCATCTGGACGCCGTTGACCAACGAGCGCGTCATGACCCGCTGGTTCGACCACGTCAACTGGCTGTGGATTTTCCCGGCGCTGACCATCGCGTTCGCCGCATGGGTGTTCGTGCAACTCAGGAAGCGGGCCGAGACCGCGCCGTTCCTCGGCTCGATGACGCTGTTCTCGATGTTCTACCTGGGCATCCTGATTTCGATGTGGCCGCTGGCGGTGCCGCCGAACTACACCTTCTGGGATGCGGCCTCCGACCCGGGCAGCCAGCTGTTCCTGCTCATCGGCTTCATGTTCCTGATCCCCATCGTCCTCGGCTACACCGCCTGGACCTACTGGGTGTTCCGCGGCAAGGTGAAGCGCGGGGCGGGATACGCTGGCCACTGA
- a CDS encoding cytochrome ubiquinol oxidase subunit I gives MELDPLLISRIQFAFVVSFHAIFPVFSIGLAAYIAVLEGLYFKTENPVYLELSKFWIKIFAVVFGMGVVSGIVMAFQFGTNWSNFSYSASNFIGPILAYEVVTAFFLEATFLGVLLFGREKVPHGMHLFAACMVAVGTFISSFWILAANSWMQTPAGVEMVDGMIQMTSWTQAIFNSSFPYRFVHFALASFITGGFVVAGVSAWYLLRGRHEAMAQKALKMCIIMLAVATPLQLLTGDMHGLNTLEEQPIKVAAMEGHWETSTGVPLFLFAIPDAENETNHLEIGIPKLASLILTHEWDGEVVGLTSVPREERPPVGIVFWSFRIMVAIGMLMIAVALAGAWKLFRGTLYESRGLLKILSYMIPLPFVAVLAGWFVTEVGRQPWIIQGMMTVGEGLTPSLTGWMALVTLIGYIAVYAIVFAAGVFYLRKVIIAGPTPEEKDSEEGRPKRPWSAVSTPLDDSPEPARS, from the coding sequence ATGGAACTCGATCCACTGTTGATTTCACGCATCCAGTTCGCGTTTGTCGTCTCATTCCACGCGATCTTCCCGGTATTCAGCATCGGCCTCGCCGCCTACATCGCGGTGCTCGAAGGCCTTTACTTCAAGACCGAAAACCCCGTCTACCTGGAACTCTCCAAGTTCTGGATCAAGATTTTCGCCGTCGTGTTCGGCATGGGCGTCGTGTCGGGCATCGTGATGGCCTTCCAGTTCGGCACCAACTGGAGCAACTTCTCCTATTCGGCTTCCAACTTCATCGGCCCGATCCTGGCCTACGAGGTGGTCACGGCGTTCTTCCTCGAGGCGACGTTCCTCGGGGTGCTGCTGTTCGGGCGCGAGAAGGTGCCGCACGGCATGCACCTGTTCGCCGCCTGCATGGTCGCCGTCGGCACCTTCATCTCGTCGTTCTGGATCCTGGCCGCCAACAGCTGGATGCAGACCCCGGCGGGCGTGGAGATGGTCGACGGAATGATCCAGATGACCTCCTGGACCCAGGCGATCTTCAATTCCTCCTTCCCCTATCGCTTCGTCCACTTCGCCCTCGCGTCCTTCATCACGGGCGGCTTCGTGGTCGCCGGCGTGAGCGCGTGGTACCTGTTGCGCGGCCGGCACGAGGCGATGGCGCAGAAAGCCCTCAAGATGTGCATCATCATGCTGGCGGTCGCGACGCCGTTGCAGCTGTTGACCGGCGACATGCACGGGCTCAACACGCTCGAAGAGCAGCCCATCAAGGTCGCGGCGATGGAAGGCCACTGGGAAACGAGCACCGGCGTGCCGCTGTTCCTGTTCGCCATTCCCGACGCCGAGAACGAGACCAATCACCTGGAGATCGGCATCCCGAAGCTCGCCAGCCTGATCCTCACGCATGAATGGGACGGCGAGGTCGTGGGCCTGACCTCGGTGCCCCGCGAGGAGCGCCCGCCGGTGGGCATCGTGTTCTGGAGTTTCCGCATCATGGTGGCGATCGGCATGCTGATGATCGCCGTCGCGCTCGCGGGCGCATGGAAGCTGTTCCGCGGCACGCTTTACGAGTCGCGCGGCCTGCTCAAGATCCTCAGCTACATGATCCCGCTGCCCTTCGTGGCGGTGCTCGCAGGCTGGTTCGTTACCGAAGTGGGCCGCCAGCCCTGGATCATCCAGGGCATGATGACGGTCGGCGAAGGCCTCACCCCGTCCCTGACGGGCTGGATGGCCCTGGTCACGCTGATCGGCTACATCGCGGTCTACGCGATCGTGTTCGCCGCCGGTGTCTTCTACCTGCGCAAGGTCATCATCGCCGGGCCGACGCCCGAAGAGAAAGATTCCGAGGAAGGCCGGCCCAAGCGCCCCTGGTCGGCAGTCTCCACGCCCCTGGATGATTCGCCCGAACCGGCAAGGAGCTGA
- a CDS encoding HU family DNA-binding protein, giving the protein MNKGELIEAVATAADLTKADATKAVEAFVDTVTKALKKGDQVAIVGFGSFSVKSRAARQGRNPKTGDPINIPASRVPGFKAGKALKDAVN; this is encoded by the coding sequence ATGAACAAGGGCGAATTGATCGAGGCCGTGGCGACCGCCGCCGACCTCACCAAGGCTGATGCAACGAAGGCCGTGGAAGCGTTTGTAGACACCGTGACCAAGGCACTGAAGAAGGGCGACCAGGTCGCGATCGTCGGTTTCGGCAGCTTCTCGGTGAAATCCCGCGCAGCCCGCCAGGGCCGCAACCCGAAGACGGGCGATCCCATCAACATCCCCGCGAGTCGCGTCCCCGGTTTCAAGGCTGGCAAAGCCCTGAAGGACGCAGTAAACTAG
- a CDS encoding SurA N-terminal domain-containing protein, protein MLQKIREKITGWVAWTIVITIGLVFAVWGIDLSFTPRPVAAKVEGVEVPVEPVRRAYQEQVSRFQQAFRGDVPEEIAGEIRRGVIEQFVSRTLLQQRVEAQGYRIGDGALMDYIQGIEFFQVDGQFSMDAYRAALAGAGYTAPMFEAEQRSLLQVQQLQDAVVLSSFVTSDEIEQRVALQRQLREVEWVALPLERFLEEVEVTDAEVEARYAESSERWMTPETVDLSYIEVKLDELAADIAVSDERLREFYETERAREPERYSGRERRKAAHILLGPGDDAEARLEALRERLAAGEDFATLAAEVSEDPGSARAGGDLGWVERGMMVPAFEEALFALEEGTISAPVRTEFGWHLIRVDEIEKLGGTTFEEAREELLANFRRRQAEDRFYDDAEELARIAFENPGSLVPAATELGYEIRTVEGVSRAGGPGIAASPEVIAAAWSEAVRTEGENSELLELADGHAVVLRVADTHPAELRPLQDVAEQIKAELQREKAAAEARETGEQARARLAAGEPVADVAESLSADFVAGITVVRDDATVPPAVARAAFEAPAPSGDGAAVVATEGANGYFVVKVLSVTPGGIDLLRPEELQELRNQARGARASQELQSYLEDMRENADVTIFESALE, encoded by the coding sequence ATGCTGCAGAAAATCAGAGAGAAGATCACCGGCTGGGTCGCCTGGACGATCGTCATCACCATCGGCCTCGTGTTCGCCGTCTGGGGTATCGACCTGAGTTTCACTCCCCGTCCCGTCGCCGCCAAGGTCGAGGGCGTGGAAGTGCCGGTCGAACCGGTGCGTCGTGCCTACCAGGAGCAGGTGAGCCGTTTTCAGCAGGCGTTCCGCGGCGATGTGCCCGAGGAGATCGCCGGCGAGATCCGCCGCGGCGTGATCGAGCAGTTCGTCAGCCGCACGCTGCTCCAGCAGCGGGTGGAAGCCCAGGGTTATCGCATCGGCGACGGTGCGCTCATGGACTACATCCAGGGCATCGAGTTTTTCCAGGTGGACGGCCAGTTCAGCATGGACGCCTATCGCGCCGCGCTGGCCGGCGCCGGCTACACCGCGCCGATGTTCGAGGCCGAGCAGCGCAGTCTGCTGCAGGTGCAGCAGTTGCAGGATGCCGTCGTGCTGTCTTCTTTCGTCACCAGCGATGAAATCGAGCAGCGCGTGGCGTTGCAGCGCCAGTTGCGCGAGGTCGAATGGGTCGCCTTGCCGCTGGAGCGCTTCCTCGAGGAAGTCGAGGTCACCGACGCCGAGGTCGAAGCCCGCTACGCGGAAAGCAGCGAGCGCTGGATGACGCCGGAGACCGTGGACCTTTCCTATATCGAGGTGAAACTCGACGAGCTCGCCGCGGACATCGCGGTTTCCGACGAGCGGTTACGCGAATTCTACGAGACCGAACGGGCGCGCGAGCCGGAGCGCTACAGCGGCCGCGAGCGCCGCAAGGCGGCGCACATCCTGCTGGGCCCGGGTGACGACGCCGAAGCGCGGCTCGAGGCCCTGCGGGAGCGGCTGGCGGCCGGCGAGGACTTCGCCACGCTGGCGGCCGAAGTGTCGGAGGATCCCGGCTCGGCGCGCGCCGGCGGCGATCTCGGCTGGGTCGAGCGCGGCATGATGGTGCCGGCCTTCGAGGAGGCGCTGTTCGCCCTCGAGGAGGGGACGATCAGCGCGCCGGTGCGCACCGAGTTCGGCTGGCACCTGATCCGTGTCGACGAGATCGAAAAACTCGGCGGCACCACGTTCGAGGAGGCGCGCGAGGAGTTGCTGGCCAACTTCCGGCGTCGCCAGGCGGAAGACCGCTTTTACGACGACGCGGAAGAGCTCGCCCGTATCGCCTTCGAGAATCCCGGCAGCCTGGTGCCGGCGGCGACCGAGCTCGGTTACGAGATCCGCACCGTGGAGGGCGTGAGCCGCGCGGGCGGGCCGGGGATCGCCGCGAGTCCGGAAGTCATCGCCGCGGCCTGGAGCGAGGCGGTGCGCACGGAAGGCGAGAACAGCGAGCTGCTCGAGCTCGCCGACGGGCATGCCGTGGTCCTGCGGGTCGCCGATACGCATCCTGCCGAGCTGCGCCCGCTGCAGGACGTCGCGGAGCAGATCAAGGCCGAATTGCAGCGCGAGAAGGCGGCTGCTGAGGCGCGCGAAACGGGTGAGCAGGCCCGCGCCCGCCTGGCGGCCGGCGAGCCCGTCGCCGACGTGGCGGAGTCGCTGTCGGCCGATTTCGTCGCGGGGATCACCGTGGTGCGCGACGACGCGACCGTCCCGCCGGCTGTCGCCCGCGCTGCGTTCGAAGCGCCCGCGCCGTCCGGCGACGGCGCCGCCGTGGTGGCCACGGAGGGGGCCAATGGCTACTTCGTCGTGAAGGTATTGTCGGTGACCCCGGGCGGGATCGACCTGCTGCGACCGGAGGAGCTCCAGGAGTTGCGCAACCAGGCGCGGGGCGCGCGCGCTTCGCAGGAGCTGCAGTCCTATCTCGAGGACATGCGCGAGAACGCGGACGTCACGATCTTCGAGAGCGCCCTGGAGTAG
- a CDS encoding dicarboxylate/amino acid:cation symporter — protein MRKLQLHWQILIAILVGIAAGWLSGTEAGLFGVSFFSVYDFVGTLFINALKMLIVPLIVSSIIVGVAGIGGGGNLGRLGGKTLVFYGLTSMLAILVGLVLVNLVQPGIVNGEPARDLLALESSTRAVAESVGAAAGAGGGGQLAQMFLSMVPPNIIAAAANGQMLGLIFFSIVFGYFMTRVGHEHGDTMYRFWDALFAIMMKITTWVMAFAPIGVFGLVARTVAQTGFDAARPLVIFSLTVLGALAVHALLTIPLLVRLVARASPVALYRAAAPALLTAFSTASSSATLPITMDAMERRAGVSNRVSSFVLPLGATINMNGTALYECVAAMFIAQAYGLELSFGIQFVIVVTALVTSIGVAGIPSASLVAIAIILAAVGLPVEAIGVLFVFDRILDMARTAINILGDCTCAVIVATLEGEEGVLKGETPEQPARA, from the coding sequence ATGCGCAAGCTGCAGCTTCACTGGCAGATCCTCATCGCGATCCTCGTCGGGATCGCCGCAGGCTGGCTGAGCGGCACGGAGGCCGGGCTGTTCGGCGTCAGCTTCTTCAGCGTCTACGACTTCGTCGGCACGCTGTTCATCAACGCGCTCAAGATGCTGATCGTCCCGCTGATCGTCTCCTCGATCATCGTCGGCGTCGCCGGCATCGGGGGCGGCGGCAACCTCGGCCGGCTCGGCGGCAAGACGCTGGTGTTCTACGGCCTGACGTCGATGTTGGCGATCCTCGTCGGCCTCGTGCTCGTGAATCTCGTGCAACCGGGGATCGTGAACGGCGAGCCGGCGCGCGACCTGCTCGCGCTGGAGAGCAGCACGCGGGCCGTCGCCGAGAGCGTCGGCGCCGCGGCGGGCGCGGGCGGGGGCGGGCAGCTGGCGCAGATGTTCCTCAGCATGGTGCCGCCCAACATCATCGCCGCCGCCGCCAACGGCCAGATGCTGGGGCTGATCTTCTTCAGCATCGTGTTCGGTTATTTCATGACGCGCGTCGGCCACGAGCACGGCGACACGATGTACCGTTTCTGGGACGCCCTGTTCGCGATCATGATGAAGATCACGACCTGGGTGATGGCTTTCGCCCCCATCGGGGTGTTCGGCCTCGTCGCACGCACCGTGGCGCAGACCGGCTTCGACGCCGCGCGGCCCTTGGTCATATTCAGCCTGACGGTGCTGGGCGCGCTGGCGGTGCACGCGCTGCTGACGATCCCGCTGCTGGTGCGACTGGTCGCGCGGGCCAGCCCCGTGGCGCTGTACCGCGCCGCCGCCCCGGCGCTGCTGACCGCGTTTTCCACGGCCTCGTCGTCGGCGACGCTGCCGATCACGATGGACGCCATGGAACGGCGCGCGGGCGTGTCGAACCGCGTGTCGAGTTTCGTCCTCCCGCTGGGCGCCACCATCAACATGAACGGCACTGCGCTCTACGAGTGCGTGGCGGCGATGTTCATCGCCCAGGCCTACGGGCTGGAGCTGTCCTTCGGCATCCAGTTCGTGATCGTCGTCACCGCGCTGGTCACGTCGATCGGCGTCGCGGGCATTCCCTCGGCCTCGCTGGTGGCGATCGCCATCATCCTCGCGGCCGTCGGCCTGCCGGTCGAGGCGATCGGCGTGCTGTTCGTCTTCGACCGCATCCTCGACATGGCGCGCACCGCCATCAACATCCTCGGCGACTGCACCTGCGCCGTGATCGTCGCGACCCTGGAGGGCGAGGAAGGGGTGTTGAAAGGCGAGACGCCGGAGCAGCCGGCCCGGGCCTGA
- a CDS encoding FkbM family methyltransferase — MSNPLRSAAFLVQRFMLGRRTLLAQVPEFDLELRVPADDPVGRHLYADRMHAPEVIDLLATRLQLEPDELVFDIGASIGWYSLLLARIAPRGTSIHAFEPDPWARGLLQENASRNRADAVTVVGAAVGEGSGTAVLHRYGARRRTGAALFGGRGTAPLPIEMVSLDDYCRSHGLEHQPVGFIKIGVEGFEYFALRGALETLGRCKALLTEFSPARLEQLDVHPAGMLDLLVELGFSPAVLRDGGVTPVDRAALLASGATHDVYWTRPAPASAEPAVDPAALAI; from the coding sequence ATGTCCAACCCGCTTCGCTCGGCCGCCTTCCTCGTCCAACGCTTCATGCTCGGGCGGCGCACGCTGCTGGCCCAGGTCCCGGAATTCGACCTCGAACTGCGAGTGCCGGCGGACGACCCGGTCGGGCGGCATCTCTATGCCGACCGGATGCACGCGCCTGAGGTCATCGACCTCCTGGCGACCCGCCTGCAACTGGAGCCCGACGAGCTGGTGTTCGACATCGGCGCGAGCATCGGCTGGTACTCGCTCCTTCTCGCACGCATCGCGCCCCGCGGCACGAGCATCCATGCCTTCGAGCCGGATCCCTGGGCGCGGGGGCTGCTGCAGGAGAACGCGAGCCGCAATCGCGCCGATGCCGTGACGGTCGTCGGCGCCGCCGTAGGCGAAGGCTCGGGCACCGCCGTGCTGCATCGCTACGGGGCGCGGCGCCGCACCGGCGCCGCCCTGTTCGGCGGCCGGGGTACCGCCCCGCTGCCGATCGAGATGGTCAGCCTGGACGACTACTGCCGCAGCCACGGCCTCGAGCATCAGCCCGTCGGCTTCATCAAGATCGGCGTCGAGGGATTCGAGTATTTCGCCCTGCGCGGGGCGCTGGAGACTCTCGGGCGCTGCAAGGCGCTGCTCACCGAGTTTTCGCCCGCGCGCCTCGAACAGCTCGATGTGCATCCGGCGGGCATGCTCGACCTGCTGGTGGAACTGGGCTTCTCGCCCGCGGTGTTGCGCGACGGCGGCGTGACGCCGGTGGATCGCGCCGCGCTGCTGGCCAGCGGCGCCACCCATGACGTGTACTGGACGCGGCCCGCACCGGCCTCGGCCGAGCCCGCCGTCGATCCGGCGGCGCTGGCGATCTGA
- a CDS encoding enoyl-ACP reductase, with protein MGFLDGKRVLIVGLASERSIAWGIAQAMHREGAELAFTYQGDKLKPRVEAMAEQLGGGFTCPMDVAEDAQIASAFEALGSHWDGLDSIVHSVGFAPREQLSGRFVDSVTREGFKIAHDISAYSFAALAQAGLPLMQGRGGSLLTLSYLGAVRAVPNYNVMGPAKASLEATVRFLAADLGAEGLRVNGISAGPIKTLAAAGIGGFRKMLGQVARIAPLQRNVTIEDVGNAAAFLCSDLAAGITGEILYVDGGYSHVGMSLPED; from the coding sequence ATGGGATTTCTTGACGGCAAGCGCGTACTGATCGTCGGCCTCGCGAGCGAGCGCTCCATCGCCTGGGGCATCGCGCAGGCAATGCACCGCGAGGGCGCCGAACTCGCATTCACCTACCAAGGCGACAAGCTCAAGCCGCGTGTCGAGGCCATGGCCGAACAGCTCGGCGGCGGCTTCACCTGTCCGATGGACGTGGCCGAGGACGCCCAGATCGCCTCCGCCTTCGAGGCGCTGGGCAGTCACTGGGACGGGCTCGACAGCATCGTCCACTCGGTCGGCTTCGCGCCGCGCGAGCAGCTGAGCGGTCGCTTCGTCGATTCGGTCACCCGCGAGGGCTTCAAGATCGCCCACGACATCAGCGCCTACAGCTTCGCGGCACTCGCCCAGGCCGGCCTGCCGCTTATGCAGGGGCGCGGCGGATCGCTGCTCACGCTCAGCTACCTCGGCGCCGTGCGCGCCGTGCCAAACTACAACGTGATGGGCCCGGCCAAGGCCAGCCTCGAGGCGACGGTGCGTTTCCTGGCCGCCGACCTCGGCGCGGAAGGGCTGCGCGTCAACGGCATCTCGGCCGGCCCGATCAAGACGCTCGCCGCCGCGGGAATCGGTGGCTTCCGCAAGATGCTCGGCCAGGTGGCGCGCATCGCCCCCCTGCAGCGGAACGTGACGATCGAGGACGTGGGCAACGCCGCCGCATTCCTCTGTTCGGATCTCGCCGCGGGCATCACGGGCGAGATCCTCTACGTGGACGGCGGCTACAGTCACGTGGGGATGTCGCTGCCCGAGGACTGA